A genomic window from Maridesulfovibrio sp. includes:
- the xerD gene encoding site-specific tyrosine recombinase XerD yields MTENENIPCKHQWIDRYLEYLLIERGLSENSLDSYLSDLESFRNFLEERSAKIEDATSQTLMLYLTYLRSKALKSTSLARHLSSLRGFFAFCTSRGFIKEDPSILLENPKLPRKIPEFLSPEEIGRILALPKLTEKLGFRDRAMLELLYAAGMRVSELINLTIEDFDPQTGVLIIFGKGSKERLVPIHYVAQNFLNQYIKDWRPAFNPKVKNIFLNRSGKGLSRQGVWKLIKKFTLEAGIKRSISPHTFRHSFATHLLDGGADLRTVQLLLGHSDINATEIYTHIQAGRLVQLHKRFHPRSLM; encoded by the coding sequence ATGACCGAGAACGAAAACATACCCTGTAAACACCAATGGATCGACCGTTATCTGGAATACCTGCTCATAGAGCGTGGTCTCTCGGAAAACAGTCTGGACAGCTATCTGAGTGATTTGGAGTCTTTTCGGAATTTTCTGGAGGAAAGGTCCGCGAAAATAGAAGACGCCACAAGTCAGACACTTATGCTTTACCTTACATACCTAAGGTCAAAAGCACTGAAATCAACCTCGTTAGCGAGGCATCTTTCATCTTTGCGGGGATTCTTCGCGTTCTGCACGTCGAGAGGGTTCATTAAAGAAGACCCTTCAATACTGCTGGAAAACCCGAAACTCCCCAGAAAAATACCGGAGTTCCTTTCACCTGAGGAAATCGGCCGCATTCTAGCCCTGCCCAAGCTGACCGAAAAACTAGGTTTTCGCGATCGTGCAATGCTTGAGCTGCTTTATGCTGCCGGTATGAGAGTCTCTGAGCTGATCAATCTTACCATCGAAGATTTTGACCCTCAAACAGGAGTTCTCATTATTTTCGGCAAAGGTTCCAAGGAACGGCTGGTACCGATTCATTATGTGGCGCAAAATTTCTTAAACCAATACATTAAAGATTGGCGTCCTGCTTTTAATCCCAAAGTTAAGAATATCTTCTTAAACAGATCCGGGAAAGGACTATCCAGACAGGGTGTCTGGAAGCTGATCAAGAAGTTCACACTGGAAGCAGGGATAAAACGTTCAATATCTCCGCACACTTTTAGACATTCGTTTGCCACCCACTTGCTGGATGGCGGTGCGGATCTGCGTACAGTCCAGTTGCTTCTCGGTCATTCAGACATTAATGCTACCGAAATATACACACATATTCAAGCCGGAAGATTGGTCCAGCTCCACAAACGTTTTCACCCCCGTTCTTTAATGTGA
- a CDS encoding LL-diaminopimelate aminotransferase, whose product MPEFKLADRLATLPPYLFAEIDRLKAEVAAQGVDIISLGIGDPDLPTPDFIIEALHKAAQNPVNHQYPSYVGLLTFRQAVADWYKERFNVELDATKEVVSLIGSKEGIAHFPLAFVNPGDLVFVASPNYPVYPVASGFAGGEVEIIPLLEENDFLPDLDAIDDAKWDKCKIMFVNYPNNPTSATATPEFYADLVAKAKKHNVIIAADAAYTEVYYDDNNKPISILETPGAKDVAIEFHSLSKTYNMTGWRCGMAVGNASLVAGLGKIKENVDSGIFQAVQEAGIVALKEGEPYVKEFRKIYKERRDCVIEALEKINISCKVPDASIFVWAKTPEGYTSSEFVSKLLKETGVVVTPGNGFGESGEGYFRISLTVDTERLKEAVSRISKL is encoded by the coding sequence ATGCCGGAATTTAAACTTGCCGACAGGCTCGCAACACTTCCCCCGTACCTCTTTGCAGAAATCGATAGACTTAAAGCTGAAGTTGCAGCTCAGGGTGTAGATATCATCAGCCTTGGCATAGGTGATCCCGACCTTCCGACTCCCGACTTTATTATTGAAGCACTGCACAAAGCAGCGCAGAATCCGGTCAACCACCAGTATCCTTCCTATGTCGGTCTGCTGACTTTCCGTCAGGCTGTTGCAGACTGGTACAAGGAAAGATTTAACGTTGAATTGGATGCAACTAAAGAAGTTGTATCCCTGATCGGTTCCAAGGAAGGTATCGCTCATTTTCCCCTTGCTTTCGTAAACCCGGGCGATCTGGTCTTTGTAGCATCTCCCAACTATCCGGTATATCCGGTTGCTTCCGGTTTTGCCGGCGGTGAAGTTGAAATTATTCCGCTGCTGGAAGAAAATGACTTTCTACCCGACCTTGATGCAATTGATGACGCAAAGTGGGACAAGTGCAAAATTATGTTTGTTAACTATCCCAACAACCCCACATCAGCTACTGCGACTCCCGAGTTCTATGCAGATTTGGTTGCCAAGGCCAAGAAGCATAATGTGATTATCGCTGCTGACGCCGCTTATACCGAAGTTTACTACGATGATAACAATAAACCTATTTCTATTCTGGAAACTCCCGGCGCCAAAGATGTAGCAATTGAATTCCACTCACTTTCCAAGACTTACAACATGACCGGATGGCGTTGCGGTATGGCTGTGGGTAATGCCTCGCTTGTCGCAGGTCTCGGAAAAATTAAAGAAAATGTCGATTCCGGCATCTTTCAGGCTGTACAGGAGGCCGGAATTGTTGCACTAAAAGAGGGCGAACCTTACGTTAAGGAATTCCGCAAGATCTACAAAGAGCGTCGTGACTGCGTTATCGAAGCTCTCGAAAAGATCAACATTTCCTGCAAGGTGCCTGATGCATCCATCTTCGTATGGGCTAAAACTCCAGAAGGCTACACTTCTTCCGAGTTCGTATCCAAGCTCCTGAAGGAAACCGGTGTTGTTGTTACTCCCGGTAACGGCTTCGGCGAATCCGGTGAAGGGTATTTCAGAATTTCGCTGACTGTCGATACCGAAAGGCTCAAGGAGGCAGTATCACGGATATCCAAACTGTAA
- a CDS encoding glutamate decarboxylase — protein MLHHVKKDKKDSENRRNYIMPVYGSRDLEDPIPKYSMPEGSIDPRHAYSLVRDELMLDGNSRLNLATFVTTWMEDEARQLMTETFDKNMIDKDEYPQTAELEDRCVHILSDLYNSPDGEHACGCSTTGSSEAAMLCGMALKWKWRDRMKAKGKHTDKPNMIISASVQVCWEKFCRYWEVEPRLIPISEGNYSMKTEDILAACDENTIGVVAILGTTHTGDFEPVKEYNDALEKFNAKTGYEIPLHVDAASGGFIAPFLQPDLEWDFRLKWVKSINVSGHKFGLVYPGVGWAIWRTPEELPEDLVFRVNYLGGEMPTFALNFSRPGNQVVAQYYNFIRLGREGYTRIMQSCMDVAEFIKVELEETGVFQSLLPELHMPLITFRIRRDVNVDFDVYKVSEMLRHRGWLVPAYSMCENCEDDNVLRIVVKEGMSMDMAHLLMDDIRRIIKFFNTETEEKPSTNSKFKHC, from the coding sequence TGCTTCATCATGTAAAAAAAGATAAAAAGGATTCTGAAAACCGCAGAAATTACATCATGCCTGTTTACGGTTCCCGTGATCTTGAAGATCCAATTCCTAAATATTCCATGCCCGAAGGCAGCATTGATCCACGCCATGCTTATTCTCTGGTGCGCGATGAGCTGATGCTTGACGGCAACTCCCGATTGAATCTTGCCACTTTTGTTACCACGTGGATGGAAGATGAAGCCAGGCAGTTGATGACCGAGACCTTTGATAAAAATATGATCGACAAGGATGAGTATCCGCAAACCGCAGAACTTGAAGACCGCTGCGTACATATCCTTTCCGATCTTTATAATTCCCCGGATGGGGAACACGCCTGCGGCTGTTCAACCACCGGATCAAGTGAAGCGGCCATGCTTTGCGGGATGGCTCTGAAATGGAAATGGCGCGACCGCATGAAGGCCAAAGGAAAACATACAGATAAACCGAACATGATTATCAGCGCCAGCGTTCAGGTCTGCTGGGAAAAGTTTTGCCGCTACTGGGAAGTTGAACCGCGCCTGATCCCTATTTCTGAAGGCAATTACAGCATGAAGACCGAAGATATTCTGGCTGCCTGTGATGAAAATACCATTGGAGTCGTAGCCATTCTGGGTACTACTCATACCGGAGATTTCGAGCCGGTCAAAGAATACAACGATGCTCTTGAAAAATTTAATGCTAAAACCGGATATGAAATTCCTCTGCACGTGGATGCAGCCAGTGGCGGTTTCATCGCACCTTTTCTGCAACCTGATCTTGAATGGGATTTCCGCTTGAAATGGGTCAAGTCTATCAATGTTTCCGGTCATAAATTCGGCCTTGTTTACCCAGGTGTGGGCTGGGCAATCTGGCGTACACCAGAAGAACTGCCTGAAGATCTTGTTTTCCGGGTCAACTACCTTGGTGGCGAAATGCCTACCTTTGCCCTCAATTTCTCACGTCCTGGTAATCAGGTTGTAGCCCAATACTACAACTTCATACGTCTGGGCCGAGAAGGGTATACACGCATTATGCAATCTTGCATGGATGTCGCCGAATTTATTAAAGTAGAGCTTGAAGAAACCGGAGTTTTTCAAAGTCTGCTTCCAGAACTGCATATGCCGCTGATTACTTTCAGAATTCGCAGGGATGTGAATGTCGATTTTGATGTTTACAAGGTTTCAGAAATGCTGCGCCACCGAGGTTGGCTTGTTCCGGCATACAGCATGTGTGAGAACTGTGAAGATGATAATGTGTTGCGAATTGTTGTTAAGGAAGGGATGTCCATGGATATGGCGCATCTGCTTATGGATGACATCAGACGTATCATTAAATTTTTTAATACCGAAACCGAAGAGAAACCAAGTACCAACTCTAAGTTCAAGCACTGCTAA
- a CDS encoding amidohydrolase yields MDLKAHVFAELGDLINVYKQLHANPELSGQEAMSSKLVADQLEACGIVVNRNFGGHGVVGVLENGDGPTVMVRGDMDALPITEETGVDYASSSRVTDNSGNEVGIMHACGHDIHMTTLVGTARVLSKCKDHWNGKVIFVGQPAEEVGAGAKGMIESGLFNKFGCPDYCLTTHVIPHVEAGRITIKSGPIMAGIFQLKIIVRGVGGHGAIPHESKDPIVLAARIVTSLQTIISREISPLTPAVITIGSIHGGTRANIIPAEVVMEATVRFSDQDTEKQILEAIERTCRFEALSMGIRENNLPIIEFDETMHLPATINDSDLVDIVRESANENIGHENVMEAEMLMVSEDFSLFRSAGGPKISSCMFFTGAVAKEELNLCRAQNTKPPSLHNSRFCPPPEPTIKTAVTVMAGSVLKILQ; encoded by the coding sequence ATGGACCTGAAAGCACATGTTTTTGCGGAACTTGGCGATCTGATCAATGTATATAAGCAATTGCATGCCAACCCGGAACTTTCCGGTCAGGAAGCCATGTCTTCGAAGCTGGTTGCCGACCAGCTTGAAGCATGTGGAATAGTTGTAAATCGTAATTTCGGTGGACATGGAGTTGTCGGTGTTCTGGAGAATGGTGACGGTCCGACAGTTATGGTCCGTGGTGATATGGACGCTTTGCCCATAACCGAAGAGACCGGAGTTGATTATGCCAGCTCATCCAGAGTAACTGATAATTCCGGCAATGAAGTCGGCATTATGCATGCCTGTGGTCATGATATTCATATGACAACTTTGGTTGGAACCGCCCGTGTGCTTTCAAAGTGTAAAGATCACTGGAACGGGAAAGTTATTTTTGTGGGCCAGCCAGCTGAAGAAGTAGGGGCCGGGGCAAAAGGTATGATTGAAAGTGGGCTTTTCAATAAATTCGGCTGTCCGGATTACTGCCTCACCACCCATGTAATCCCGCATGTTGAAGCCGGGCGGATTACTATTAAGTCCGGTCCGATCATGGCAGGAATCTTCCAGCTGAAAATTATCGTTCGTGGAGTAGGGGGGCATGGCGCAATTCCGCATGAGAGCAAAGACCCTATCGTACTTGCGGCACGCATTGTGACCTCTCTACAGACGATCATCAGTCGTGAAATAAGCCCGCTGACCCCAGCAGTAATTACCATTGGCTCCATACATGGCGGAACCCGTGCGAACATTATTCCTGCTGAAGTAGTTATGGAGGCGACTGTTAGATTTTCCGATCAAGATACTGAAAAGCAAATTCTTGAAGCTATCGAAAGGACTTGCAGGTTTGAGGCCTTATCCATGGGAATCCGGGAAAATAATCTGCCTATTATTGAATTTGACGAAACCATGCACCTTCCAGCCACTATCAATGATAGTGATTTGGTGGATATCGTGCGTGAATCAGCCAACGAGAATATTGGTCATGAGAATGTTATGGAAGCTGAAATGCTCATGGTCAGTGAAGATTTTTCCCTGTTCCGTTCTGCTGGCGGCCCAAAGATATCCTCATGCATGTTCTTCACCGGAGCAGTTGCGAAGGAAGAACTAAATTTATGCCGGGCGCAAAATACAAAGCCACCGTCCTTACACAACAGCAGATTCTGCCCGCCCCCAGAACCGACAATTAAGACTGCGGTGACAGTCATGGCTGGAAGTGTGCTAAAAATATTGCAATAG
- a CDS encoding transcriptional regulator → MLKFVVIAIAAFVMWKLFSGDQKKKQEQAGKDFNKKVKTGEMVKDPICGAYVPKNGDIRVRNGEKVECFCSYECRDKYIKSLEADNGE, encoded by the coding sequence ATGTTAAAATTTGTTGTTATCGCCATAGCCGCTTTTGTCATGTGGAAGCTTTTCAGCGGCGATCAGAAGAAGAAACAGGAGCAAGCCGGTAAGGACTTCAATAAGAAAGTTAAAACCGGAGAAATGGTCAAGGACCCGATTTGCGGTGCCTATGTTCCTAAAAATGGAGACATCCGGGTACGCAACGGGGAAAAAGTTGAGTGCTTTTGTTCCTACGAATGTCGCGACAAATACATAAAAAGTCTTGAGGCCGACAACGGCGAATAG
- the folK gene encoding 2-amino-4-hydroxy-6-hydroxymethyldihydropteridine diphosphokinase, with amino-acid sequence MQTVKVYVSLGSNIGDTEDHLNQAVARLEKYEGIDPEVWSETYLTEPQGLKDQQWFTNQVVRFDVDPELWSAEGFLSTLQAVEGQMDRVRDVKNGPRIIDLDIILFGDRVIDSGAYLTVPHPRAMERAFVLIPMADIDPAAMFPDGTTVAEALKKIDYRLEGNKIYQD; translated from the coding sequence ATCCAAACTGTAAAAGTCTACGTTAGTCTTGGTTCAAATATTGGAGATACAGAAGACCATTTGAATCAGGCTGTCGCTAGGCTGGAAAAATATGAAGGTATTGATCCTGAAGTCTGGTCCGAAACTTATCTGACCGAACCTCAGGGATTGAAAGATCAACAATGGTTTACAAACCAGGTAGTCCGCTTTGATGTCGACCCCGAACTTTGGTCAGCAGAAGGATTCCTTTCCACGCTGCAGGCGGTAGAAGGGCAGATGGACAGGGTTAGGGACGTTAAAAACGGTCCCAGAATCATTGATCTGGATATCATTCTCTTCGGTGATCGGGTAATTGATAGCGGTGCGTATCTTACTGTTCCGCATCCTCGTGCGATGGAAAGGGCATTTGTGCTTATTCCTATGGCCGACATTGACCCAGCAGCAATGTTTCCTGATGGAACAACCGTTGCCGAGGCTCTGAAGAAAATCGATTACCGACTGGAAGGTAATAAGATTTATCAGGATTAA
- a CDS encoding CBS domain-containing protein, with the protein MSKNDDLIKAETIITGHVNADFDCLAAIVAAGKLYPGATLIFPGSQEKNLRNFYMESATYFFNFKHLKEIDKSTVKLLVVVDTSRRKRIVHIDPVLQNPDLKIHIYDHHMKSECDLNPELIIKKPWGSSVAILSHEIRQRGIEINQEEATIMGLGLYEDTGSFTFNSTTEYDFEAGKWLLKNGMELDVITDLLNRDLSAQQITLLGRLLEGATTHTINDLDVVISEISTPDYIVDFAVLVHKFMDIENIKVLFALGRMNDRIHLVARSRTPDIDVGAICTSFGGGGHVYAASATIKDRTLAEVRDELFAILYSKVTPRLNIEAIMSKQPVAIPRDMTIKQAVDRMTHYSLKGVPVVDNMENMRVVGLLEHKTADKALSHDLGGLEVEIYMQHPFSTIKTDSGMHRVMEIILGQKQRLVPVVENDRVIAVVTRTDLINMLVQDPARIPESLFPEKKQERNIRNIMRNRLPNKILNILETAGEMAAEIGTEAYVVGGFVRDVLLTKSNYDLDLVVEGDGISFAKKLAKKMDGRAKYHRKFKTAVVILPDGQRVDVATARLEYYEYPAAMPTVELSSIKMDLYRRDFTINALAVHINPSNFGKLVDFFGAQRDLKDKTIRVLHALSFVEDPTRIMRAIRFEQRFDFKIGGQTLNLIKNALKLNLINRLSGYRLMHELRIILNEQNVLRSIERMNELGLLEAIHPLIELNQARSQVIGELEKLMSWYSLLYLEPQISVWKTYFLAMCMGVSKAKMEQIYDRFNFSPTERREFVHLRDTVFWAAGNIMNIKQEMKPSEIYETLTPVPLEGVLFIMARTKRDMIKKYISKYLTSIRLQKIDVNGEDLKKMGLEPGPLYSELLKDVKLAHLDGKLKGREDQLNFLKNKIKKIKSRS; encoded by the coding sequence ATGTCAAAAAATGATGATCTGATAAAAGCGGAAACAATAATTACCGGTCATGTAAATGCTGATTTCGACTGTCTGGCAGCAATTGTCGCAGCTGGAAAGCTTTATCCCGGCGCTACCCTGATCTTTCCGGGAAGCCAGGAAAAGAACCTGCGTAATTTTTACATGGAAAGCGCAACCTATTTTTTTAATTTCAAGCACTTAAAAGAAATAGACAAAAGCACGGTCAAGCTGTTGGTTGTGGTTGACACTTCCCGGCGCAAACGTATTGTGCATATTGACCCAGTTCTACAAAATCCGGACTTGAAAATCCATATCTACGACCATCATATGAAGTCCGAGTGCGACCTGAACCCTGAGTTAATAATAAAAAAACCGTGGGGATCAAGTGTTGCGATCCTCTCCCATGAGATACGGCAGCGCGGCATTGAAATAAATCAGGAAGAAGCAACCATAATGGGGCTTGGTCTATACGAAGACACCGGGTCTTTCACTTTCAATTCCACTACCGAATATGATTTTGAGGCCGGCAAATGGCTTTTGAAAAACGGAATGGAACTGGATGTAATCACAGACCTGCTCAACCGGGATCTTTCCGCTCAGCAGATCACCCTGCTCGGCAGGCTGCTTGAAGGAGCGACCACACATACAATCAACGACCTCGATGTGGTTATCTCCGAAATAAGCACGCCTGATTACATTGTCGACTTCGCCGTGCTGGTGCATAAATTTATGGACATTGAAAACATAAAAGTCCTTTTCGCTTTAGGACGCATGAATGATCGAATCCATCTGGTTGCGCGTTCAAGGACTCCGGATATCGACGTCGGCGCAATCTGTACCAGCTTTGGAGGTGGCGGCCATGTTTATGCAGCATCTGCAACAATTAAAGACCGGACCCTTGCGGAAGTCCGCGATGAACTTTTCGCTATTCTTTATTCTAAAGTTACCCCGCGCTTAAACATTGAAGCCATTATGTCCAAACAGCCCGTGGCCATTCCTAGAGATATGACCATCAAACAAGCTGTAGACCGTATGACCCACTACAGCCTCAAGGGTGTTCCGGTTGTGGACAATATGGAAAATATGCGCGTAGTCGGCCTGCTTGAACACAAAACAGCTGACAAAGCTTTATCCCATGATCTTGGTGGTTTAGAAGTTGAGATTTATATGCAACACCCCTTCTCTACCATAAAAACCGATTCCGGTATGCACCGGGTCATGGAAATCATTTTAGGCCAGAAACAGCGACTTGTTCCGGTTGTTGAAAATGACCGGGTCATTGCTGTTGTCACCCGTACAGACCTGATCAATATGCTGGTGCAGGACCCGGCACGGATCCCGGAATCTTTGTTCCCCGAAAAGAAGCAGGAACGAAATATCCGCAATATCATGCGTAACCGGTTGCCTAACAAAATTCTGAACATACTTGAAACAGCCGGAGAAATGGCTGCCGAAATAGGAACCGAGGCATATGTGGTCGGTGGATTTGTGCGAGATGTGCTGCTGACTAAAAGCAACTACGACCTAGATCTGGTTGTAGAAGGCGACGGTATCTCATTTGCAAAAAAACTGGCTAAGAAAATGGACGGACGTGCCAAATATCACCGCAAATTCAAAACTGCAGTGGTAATCCTGCCGGATGGACAGCGTGTGGATGTGGCAACTGCCCGGCTTGAGTATTATGAATATCCGGCCGCCATGCCCACTGTTGAACTCTCATCGATAAAGATGGACCTGTACCGCAGAGATTTTACCATCAACGCACTGGCAGTCCATATCAATCCCTCAAATTTCGGCAAGCTGGTGGACTTCTTCGGCGCACAGCGGGACTTAAAAGACAAGACAATCCGTGTTCTGCATGCACTCAGCTTTGTTGAAGACCCTACCCGTATCATGAGAGCTATACGGTTTGAACAACGTTTCGATTTCAAGATCGGCGGACAGACCCTGAATCTGATCAAGAACGCCCTAAAATTGAACCTGATCAACAGACTTTCTGGCTACCGTCTAATGCATGAACTACGCATTATTCTTAATGAGCAGAATGTACTGCGCAGCATTGAACGAATGAATGAGCTGGGATTACTTGAAGCGATTCATCCTTTAATTGAGCTGAATCAGGCCCGCTCACAGGTTATCGGAGAACTTGAAAAATTAATGAGCTGGTACAGTCTCTTATATCTTGAACCACAAATTTCAGTCTGGAAGACCTATTTTCTGGCTATGTGTATGGGTGTATCCAAGGCCAAAATGGAACAGATTTATGACCGCTTCAACTTTTCACCCACGGAACGCAGAGAATTTGTACATCTTCGAGATACTGTTTTCTGGGCAGCAGGGAATATCATGAATATTAAACAGGAAATGAAACCCAGCGAAATTTATGAAACCCTAACCCCTGTCCCTCTTGAGGGCGTATTATTCATCATGGCCAGAACCAAGCGCGACATGATAAAAAAATACATATCCAAATATCTTACGAGTATACGCTTGCAGAAAATAGATGTTAATGGCGAGGATCTTAAAAAAATGGGCCTTGAGCCGGGGCCTTTGTATTCCGAACTCCTCAAAGATGTAAAATTGGCTCATTTGGATGGAAAATTGAAAGGACGTGAAGATCAGCTCAATTTCTTAAAGAATAAGATTAAGAAAATTAAAAGCCGATCATAA
- a CDS encoding tetratricopeptide repeat protein encodes MSLLLKKKIIPSLLAAAVLFGVGGNVFAASSSEKESFDSWLEKYGAWDILEQNYSQTSDTPELLLKRAETAFNLGRYSACLETLQSTPAFEDKNQEIIRLWLGGKCQRALGDPVKAVIWFSQAARLMDRKDMAEKFKDNSYLKSVWFDVWRSLYWGYRVIPESARESRKMLLEQTFSQAEQVWPSTYFILNSKSKLNVLNSTSDILPELSNSTIINDNDRMILVQSLAASSIGEWDKSNRALGAVSNSTVQTFWKSVNQYLETGKAPDASLYEKESLIRPESFVKAGVLEPAVLSPTLWQLGAPSSAAWNAFRKKLIEMNPKEALETIDRETGSLLLSSDLVTALQNYRLAFAFLTGDMDFAQKTLKRLDKDTLPLSLRIASAIAFKLPLSRVLSTADYGKNENLYIISGLCEAAGLNYFSDIDAPFWESISPKNFNQTINTNPLDRLLIFADLAKQLETNQNSKIARRCAFLFPQSKAGSESFIYLADQAATNRDFALSAYYLKRVDQDKFGPELRLKWLTAAVEYDLAIGNDAKAMKAYNEIRDSGGILPADKELKLALMIQQKGDLKKAQAILERIWSGRDQLENDELRAEVLFWIAEGEHAMGNKEKALKYYLELAWEFPEQNIWAVTAMYRASMIYERKGQFETAKRFLKTVIKRADRKSQKEAAQSRLDAIDGKLAKVGAGKEVSFPF; translated from the coding sequence ATGAGTTTGTTACTTAAAAAAAAGATCATACCTTCCCTTTTGGCTGCGGCTGTTTTGTTCGGCGTTGGAGGGAATGTGTTTGCTGCTTCGTCCTCAGAAAAAGAGTCATTTGATTCTTGGCTCGAGAAATATGGTGCATGGGACATTCTGGAGCAAAACTATTCCCAGACAAGTGACACGCCGGAATTGCTTTTAAAACGAGCTGAGACTGCTTTTAATCTTGGGCGATATTCGGCTTGTCTTGAAACATTGCAATCTACTCCTGCTTTTGAAGATAAAAATCAGGAAATTATTCGTCTCTGGCTAGGTGGAAAATGTCAGCGCGCGCTTGGTGATCCTGTCAAAGCTGTAATCTGGTTCAGTCAGGCTGCACGTTTGATGGATCGAAAGGATATGGCTGAGAAGTTCAAAGATAATTCTTATCTTAAGAGTGTATGGTTTGACGTTTGGCGGTCTCTTTACTGGGGATACAGGGTCATTCCTGAATCTGCACGTGAATCACGTAAGATGTTGCTTGAGCAGACTTTTTCCCAAGCAGAGCAGGTCTGGCCCAGCACTTACTTTATTCTTAACAGCAAATCTAAATTGAATGTACTTAACTCAACTTCTGATATCCTCCCGGAACTAAGTAATTCAACTATAATTAATGATAATGATCGCATGATTCTTGTTCAATCCCTTGCTGCTTCAAGTATTGGTGAATGGGATAAGTCCAATCGTGCTCTTGGTGCTGTTTCCAATTCAACGGTTCAGACTTTCTGGAAATCCGTCAATCAGTATCTTGAGACCGGTAAAGCACCTGATGCTTCATTATATGAGAAAGAAAGTTTAATTCGTCCAGAATCATTTGTTAAAGCGGGAGTACTTGAACCGGCAGTTCTCTCCCCTACTCTTTGGCAGCTTGGAGCACCTTCTTCAGCTGCATGGAATGCATTTAGAAAAAAATTGATAGAAATGAATCCTAAGGAAGCCCTTGAAACTATCGATCGCGAGACAGGATCGTTGCTGCTTTCAAGCGATTTGGTCACTGCCTTGCAAAATTACCGTTTGGCATTCGCATTTCTGACCGGGGATATGGATTTTGCACAAAAAACCTTAAAGCGCTTGGATAAGGATACGCTTCCCCTAAGTCTTAGAATTGCCAGCGCAATAGCTTTTAAGCTTCCCTTGTCGCGTGTGCTCAGTACAGCCGATTACGGGAAAAATGAAAATTTATACATTATTTCAGGTTTATGTGAAGCGGCTGGATTGAACTATTTTAGTGATATTGATGCTCCCTTCTGGGAAAGCATTTCCCCCAAAAATTTTAATCAGACCATTAATACCAATCCCTTGGACAGACTGCTTATATTTGCCGATCTTGCAAAGCAGCTAGAAACAAATCAGAATTCTAAAATTGCTCGGCGTTGTGCTTTTCTTTTCCCTCAATCAAAAGCCGGTTCTGAAAGTTTCATTTACCTTGCAGACCAGGCAGCCACGAATAGGGATTTTGCGCTTTCGGCATATTATCTTAAACGCGTAGATCAAGATAAATTCGGCCCGGAATTACGCTTAAAATGGCTGACAGCCGCAGTGGAATACGATCTTGCGATCGGAAATGATGCTAAGGCTATGAAGGCTTACAATGAAATTCGTGATTCCGGCGGAATTCTTCCTGCGGACAAAGAACTTAAGTTGGCACTTATGATTCAGCAGAAAGGCGACCTCAAAAAAGCTCAAGCAATACTTGAAAGAATATGGTCCGGACGCGATCAGCTTGAAAATGATGAGCTGCGCGCGGAAGTTTTATTCTGGATTGCTGAAGGTGAGCACGCCATGGGTAATAAGGAAAAAGCTTTAAAGTATTATCTTGAACTTGCATGGGAATTTCCAGAACAAAATATCTGGGCCGTAACCGCTATGTACCGTGCGTCCATGATCTATGAACGCAAAGGCCAGTTTGAAACTGCCAAGCGTTTTCTAAAAACCGTGATCAAACGTGCTGACCGCAAATCTCAAAAAGAGGCTGCGCAGTCCCGGCTAGATGCTATCGATGGTAAGTTAGCCAAAGTCGGTGCGGGTAAGGAAGTCAGCTTTCCTTTTTAG
- a CDS encoding HIT domain-containing protein yields MDVLWAPWRMDYILGPKPDECVFCIPESTEEDEERLILHRADHCFVIMNKFPYNNCHLMVTPYRHVSKLTDLDEFEASEIMKYITISCDILEKACNPQGINVGLNIGEAAGAGIAAHLHFQLVPRWNGDASFMAVFGETNVIPDHLSTTYKRLKPLFDSCCR; encoded by the coding sequence ATGGACGTATTATGGGCACCTTGGCGGATGGACTACATTCTAGGTCCTAAGCCGGATGAATGTGTTTTCTGTATCCCCGAAAGCACTGAAGAGGATGAGGAGAGATTAATTCTGCACAGGGCTGATCACTGCTTTGTTATTATGAATAAATTTCCTTACAATAACTGTCATTTGATGGTTACGCCTTACCGTCATGTCAGTAAACTCACTGATCTTGATGAATTCGAAGCGTCAGAGATCATGAAATATATAACCATAAGCTGCGATATTCTGGAAAAGGCCTGCAATCCCCAAGGGATTAATGTCGGCCTAAATATCGGGGAAGCAGCAGGAGCTGGGATCGCCGCCCATCTCCATTTTCAGTTAGTACCCCGTTGGAACGGGGATGCTTCATTTATGGCGGTGTTCGGAGAGACAAATGTTATACCCGACCACCTGTCCACAACTTATAAAAGGCTCAAGCCGTTATTTGACAGCTGCTGTCGCTAA